The following coding sequences are from one Tubulanus polymorphus chromosome 12, tnTubPoly1.2, whole genome shotgun sequence window:
- the LOC141913920 gene encoding uncharacterized protein LOC141913920 isoform X2: MVVSEATPSDEGMYCFVFGFNFIFAHCVVNHLVGSGTWGKVNNVKVYSSKTIPRIIRNSPGTDTLEYYGNVPVSRTGDMIYAMVDGWPRPHVRVLKTDERGVAEKLTSDAYCGYDLTTARVCFWSDDDANNSFTVEAGYKAPFARKSFETRVYTPIEFTGGKQDKEILLADRNATNQIAFECEVTSEPRAVITFYQTTTSSNWQPEYGGTVLTETGNTHIATTYDGNLTKARLTIDGLKPAKRESVQRYICNADNGYESAFIGLIVEWPNGDTDKKLEID, translated from the exons ATGGTAGTCAGCGAGGCGACACCTAGCGACGAAGGCATGTACTGTTTTGTTTTCGggttcaattttattttcgcGCATTGCGTTGTCAATCACTTGGTCGGGTCGGGAACTTGGGGTAAAGTCAATAACGTGAAAGTGTACAGCTCGAAAACGATACCGCGGATTATCAGAAACTCGCCGGGCACCGACACGTTGGAGTACTACGGCAACGTGCCGGTCTCGCGAACGGGCGATATGATCTACGCGATGGTCGACGGATGGCCCCGTCCGCACGTGCGAGTGCTTAAAACCGACGAGCGTGGCGTCGCCGAGAAATTGACGAGCGACGCCTACTGCGGGTACGATTTGACGACGGCCAGGGTCTGTTTCTGGTCCGACGATGACGCGAATAACTCGTTCACCGTCGAAGCTGGATACAAGGCGCCGTTCGCGAGAAAGTCGTTTGAAACGAGGGTTTACACGCCGATCGAGTTCACCGGTGGCAAGCAAGATAAGGAAATATTGTTGGCCGATAGAAACGCAACGAATCAG ATCGCGTTCGAATGCGAAGTCACTTCGGAACCGAGGGCCGTGATCACATTTTACCAAACGACGACATCATCGAACTGGCAGCCGGAGTATGGAGGCACCGTATTGACCGAGACGGGTAACACCCATATCGCGACGACTTACGACGGAAATCTGACGAAAGCTAGGCTGACAATCGATGGTCTGAAACCAGCGAAACGCGAATCTGTACAACGGTACATTTGCAACGCAGACAACGGCTACGAGAGTGCCTTCATCGGTTTGATCGTTGAATGGCCCAATGGTGATACAGataagaaattagaaattgattAG
- the LOC141913920 gene encoding uncharacterized protein LOC141913920 isoform X1, translating into MQRSSAYSLVTEMSIKWNEKIDHSSWHGLWSKRGFRRGGRGNFVKNIVSFNWLSSRKVRVVRPEMVVSEATPSDEGMYCFVFGFNFIFAHCVVNHLVGSGTWGKVNNVKVYSSKTIPRIIRNSPGTDTLEYYGNVPVSRTGDMIYAMVDGWPRPHVRVLKTDERGVAEKLTSDAYCGYDLTTARVCFWSDDDANNSFTVEAGYKAPFARKSFETRVYTPIEFTGGKQDKEILLADRNATNQIAFECEVTSEPRAVITFYQTTTSSNWQPEYGGTVLTETGNTHIATTYDGNLTKARLTIDGLKPAKRESVQRYICNADNGYESAFIGLIVEWPNGDTDKKLEID; encoded by the exons ATGCAACGGAGTTCGGCATATTCGCTCGTCACCGAAATGTCGATAAAATGGAACGAGAAAATCGACCATTCGAGCTGGCACGGACTATGGTCGAAACGCGGTTTCAGGCGCGGTGGACGTGGAAACTTCGTGAAAAATATTG tgagTTTCAATTGGTTGAGCTCGAGAAAGGTGCGCGTAGTACGACCCGAAATGGTAGTCAGCGAGGCGACACCTAGCGACGAAGGCATGTACTGTTTTGTTTTCGggttcaattttattttcgcGCATTGCGTTGTCAATCACTTGGTCGGGTCGGGAACTTGGGGTAAAGTCAATAACGTGAAAGTGTACAGCTCGAAAACGATACCGCGGATTATCAGAAACTCGCCGGGCACCGACACGTTGGAGTACTACGGCAACGTGCCGGTCTCGCGAACGGGCGATATGATCTACGCGATGGTCGACGGATGGCCCCGTCCGCACGTGCGAGTGCTTAAAACCGACGAGCGTGGCGTCGCCGAGAAATTGACGAGCGACGCCTACTGCGGGTACGATTTGACGACGGCCAGGGTCTGTTTCTGGTCCGACGATGACGCGAATAACTCGTTCACCGTCGAAGCTGGATACAAGGCGCCGTTCGCGAGAAAGTCGTTTGAAACGAGGGTTTACACGCCGATCGAGTTCACCGGTGGCAAGCAAGATAAGGAAATATTGTTGGCCGATAGAAACGCAACGAATCAG ATCGCGTTCGAATGCGAAGTCACTTCGGAACCGAGGGCCGTGATCACATTTTACCAAACGACGACATCATCGAACTGGCAGCCGGAGTATGGAGGCACCGTATTGACCGAGACGGGTAACACCCATATCGCGACGACTTACGACGGAAATCTGACGAAAGCTAGGCTGACAATCGATGGTCTGAAACCAGCGAAACGCGAATCTGTACAACGGTACATTTGCAACGCAGACAACGGCTACGAGAGTGCCTTCATCGGTTTGATCGTTGAATGGCCCAATGGTGATACAGataagaaattagaaattgattAG
- the LOC141913917 gene encoding protocadherin beta-13-like, translated as MERSRRSSTVSYLAVMVFTAGVATSASAPRDDVRCGSTAYVTSVNEDRLAGFIVIRLRGGFSYRINSDASEQVKRTFSVQSDSGYVVLTKELDYETEKLYFIPVDVSSAIDDNSTTRLQRFDNKNVTTVSVIVRVNDVNDNAPVITVNAFASSGLIEVAEDAPAGTFLAQILVTDADSGMNGRSDCSLDAVSYEVIRMNRDEYRLFTRTRLDREKRSSNQVVFTCTDRGISGRLSRRTLSIYVLDVNDNKPMFSRSLYSGNIHENRLDTTPVIIAEAVDADSGANGRVSYRISDESGLFSIDAQHGFIYIHSRLDREVKSTYGFQVIATDSGEPRHTSTATVKIDVVDENDNAPVFSHDNLQFSIRSNALINATVGHVRATDADEGRNAEITYSLLPTDDRNARLFAVSPKLGAITIRSRLDLGKPQGEYKLQIIAKDNGRQPMTSSVSVRIRVIHPPQTRVET; from the coding sequence ATGGAGCGTTCACGACGAAGTTCTACGGTCTCATATCTTGCCGTAATGGTTTTCACAGCCGGGGTCGCTACTTCAGCATCTGCGCCTCGAGATGACGTTCGTTGCGGATCGACTGCGTACGTCACGTCCGTAAACGAGGATCGACTGGCAGGATTTATTGTCATACGATTGAGAGGCGGTTTTTCGTATAGAATCAACTCCGACGCATCGGAACAAGTCAAACGAACATTTTCTGTGCAGTCCGATTCGGGTTATGTCGTATTGACGAAAGAGCTCGATTACGAAACAGAAAAACTGTACTTTATTCCAGTCGACGTGTCTAGCGCTATCGACGATAACTCAACGACTCGACTACAGCGATTCGACAACAAGAACGTAACGACGGTTTCGGTAATAGTGCGTGTAAACGACGTCAATGATAATGCGCCCGTTATTACTGTCAACGCTTTCGCGTCGAGTGGACTGATCGAAGTAGCGGAGGACGCACCTGCGGGCACATTTTTAGCGCAGATACTGGTGACCGACGCTGACAGCGGGATGAACGGCCGATCCGATTGCAGTTTGGACGCGGTTTCCTACGAAGTGATCAGAATGAATCGCGACGAGTACAGACTGTTCACCCGCACGCGTCTAGATAGAGAGAAGAGGTCGAGTAATCAAGTTGTATTTACTTGCACGGATCGAGGTATTTCGGGTAGGTTGTCGCGGAGAACCCTTTCAATCTACGTGTTGGACGTAAATGACAATAAACCGATGTTCTCCAGATCCCTATATTCAGGAAATATACACGAGAATCGATTGGATACAACTCCAGTTATAATAGCTGAAGCGGTCGACGCAGATTCAGGCGCGAACGGTCGCGTAAGCTACAGGATATCAGACGAATCGGGACTGTTTTCGATCGATGCTCAACACGGGTTTATATATATTCACAGTCGTCTGGATCGCGAAGTGAAGTCCACGTATGGGTTTCAAGTTATCGCCACTGATTCCGGGGAACCTCGACACACATCGACAGCTACCGTCAAGATCGACGTAGtcgatgaaaatgataacGCGCCGGTTTTTTCGCACGATAACCTGCAATTCAGTATCAGATCGAATGCTTTGATTAACGCTACAGTCGGTCACGTGCGAGCTACGGATGCGGATGAAGGTCGAAATGCAGAAATAACTTATAGTTTGTTACCTACTGATGATCGGAATGCACGTTTGTTCGCCGTTTCTCCTAAACTTGGCGCCATTACGATTCGATCTAGGCTCGACCTTGGAAAACCTCAAGGCGAATATAAGCTGCAGATAATAGCCAAAGACAACGGACGCCAGCCAATGACGTCCTCTGTCTCAGTCCGAATCCGCGTCATCCATCCTCCGCAAACTAGAGTCGAAACATAA
- the LOC141914209 gene encoding uncharacterized protein LOC141914209, whose translation MANYRSETEITASENVSVGAQFLDLNGSDLTTTTTEKAGFVPGSRCKYIHHSDYKPPHENLYIQITIYVIVSFAFFGFGANLLSFTILSKERSNNTSIFYLRCLAVADMFICLSYIVFDFQYQLYSHTLLLDMTAEINHAMKRMYSYTRNFRLLFSGVSDLITLLIAIDRYIVVCWPLKAAGIVSMKKSYTCIVFVVAITIGDQSRNFFKYYPRRSRNPCTGHERWAQKFTPFARNKYLRYFEVFVHAPAFTIIPTVIVVLITIRLIFTLRRAGAARKTMSTTNNQTSNSSSSSSSDRSLTLVLVLISCFYLLKKAFLLNAAIGNLHTTINGKIGKGFIPKFLNLIINIVRMIVASSNFVIYCASRRRFRDQLKAMFSMKKAVTNKL comes from the coding sequence ATGGCTAACTATCGGTCTGAGACTGAAATAACGGCTTCGGAAAATGTATCGGTCGGCGCTCAGTTTCTCGACCTCAACGGATCGGACCTGACAACCACCACCACTGAGAAGGCGGGATTCGTACCTGGTTCGCGGTGTAAATACATCCATCACTCCGATTACAAACCGCCTCACGAAAATCTCTATATACAGATCACTATTTATGTAATCGTCAGCTTCGCTTTCTTCGGTTTCGGCGCTAATTTGCTGTCGTTTACGATTCTCAGCAAAGAACGTTCGAACAACACCagtatattctatttgagatgtttgGCTGTTGCGGACATGTTTATCTGTTTGTCTTATATCGTCTTCGACTTTCAGTATCAGCTCTATAGTCACACATTGTTACTGGACATGACTGCTGAAATAAACCACGCTATGAAGCGCATGTATTCGTACACTCGAAACTTTCGACTTTTGTTTTCTGGTGTCAGTGATCTGATAACGTTGTTAATAGCTATAGACAGATATATCGTCGTTTGTTGGCCCCTGAAAGCTGCTGGAATTGTGAGTATGAAGAAAAGTTATACCTGCATAGTGTTCGTAGTGGCGATTACAATAGGCGATCAGTCTAGaaatttctttaaatattatcCTCGTCGCTCCCGTAATCCGTGCACCGGACACGAGAGATGGGCTCAAAAATTTACTCCATTCGCtagaaataaatatttgagatattttgaagttttcgtcCACGCTCCCGCATTCACTATTATCCCGACAGTGATCGTTGTTCTGATAACTATCCGATTGATTTTCACGTTGAGACGCGCAGGAGCAGCGAGAAAAACAATGTCTACTACGAATAATCAAACTtctaacagcagcagcagtagcagcagtgACCGTAGTTTAACTCTGGTGTTAGTtctcatttcatgtttttatttACTGAAAAAAGCGTTTCTTCTCAACGCGGCAATAGGTAATTTACATACAACTATAAACGGGAAAATTGGAAAAGGCTTCATACCGAAATTTTTGAATCTCATTATAAATATAGTTAGAATGATCGTGGCGTCTTCTAATTTCGTCATTTATTGCGCTTCGAGGCGTCGCTTTCGTGATCAACTGAAAGCGATGTTTTCGATGAAAAAAGCAGTGACGAATAAACTCTAA